Proteins found in one Fundidesulfovibrio terrae genomic segment:
- a CDS encoding XrtA system polysaccharide chain length determinant — protein MTRSSSYDYYVNLFLRNKRPFVLVALAVMTLGVILAYTLPKKYEAQSTVFLEQNVITDLVKGIAISPPVESKLKMLSVSLLSRSMILKVLNEMNKDLQLKNDMEMEEYLGDLTKRITISYMERQGVFRITLRDSDPRFASAFVNTLTRKYIDENTSSKREESLDATKFLAEQIETFKKRIDAADEAINRFKSEKGLILATDDVYLRGEIANAEKRLEDLTIKRNELEAKKRIYQERGPEPGRLAEAEARLAELLSRYTPENPKVAAAQAEVSRLRSGRGDAAKTRTASAIKDSLQMVQVEIDAVKEMEDRQKRIIENSKALLRDIPGVRASLAELVRKKDNEGVVYQQLVARYGQSEVSKQMELQDKSVTFRVLDPAVTPITPVFPNKLYVILGSVALGLGMGFGFIYLMDTLKGGIKSPAALKELDIPVFAVIPYVPDVLEEMNARRKDRIFLSFAAGFFLIIMLIATADALSLQDNVLRAGNAIKSKISHVVNN, from the coding sequence ATGACCAGATCAAGCAGCTACGACTATTATGTGAACCTGTTCTTGCGCAACAAGCGGCCGTTCGTGCTTGTCGCGCTGGCGGTGATGACCCTGGGCGTCATCCTGGCCTACACGCTGCCCAAGAAATACGAGGCGCAGAGCACCGTATTCCTGGAGCAGAACGTCATCACCGACCTGGTGAAGGGCATTGCCATCAGCCCGCCCGTGGAATCCAAGCTCAAGATGCTCTCCGTTTCGCTCCTCAGCCGTTCCATGATACTCAAGGTCCTGAACGAAATGAACAAGGACCTGCAGCTCAAGAACGACATGGAGATGGAGGAGTACCTGGGAGACCTCACCAAGCGCATCACCATTTCCTACATGGAAAGGCAAGGCGTGTTCAGAATCACCTTGCGCGACAGCGACCCGCGCTTCGCCAGCGCCTTCGTCAACACCCTCACGCGCAAGTACATCGACGAGAACACGTCCTCGAAGCGCGAGGAATCCCTGGACGCCACCAAGTTCCTGGCCGAACAGATCGAGACCTTCAAGAAGCGCATCGACGCCGCCGACGAGGCCATCAACCGCTTCAAGAGCGAGAAGGGCCTCATCCTGGCCACGGACGACGTCTATCTGCGCGGCGAAATCGCCAACGCGGAGAAAAGACTCGAGGATCTGACCATCAAGCGCAACGAACTGGAAGCCAAAAAGCGCATCTACCAGGAGAGGGGTCCCGAGCCGGGCAGGCTTGCCGAGGCCGAAGCGCGCCTGGCGGAACTGCTCTCCCGCTACACCCCCGAGAATCCAAAGGTCGCGGCTGCCCAGGCGGAGGTGTCCAGGCTGCGTAGCGGGCGCGGCGATGCGGCCAAAACCCGCACGGCGAGCGCCATCAAGGACAGCCTCCAGATGGTGCAGGTGGAAATCGACGCCGTCAAGGAAATGGAAGACCGGCAGAAGCGCATCATCGAGAACAGCAAGGCGCTCCTGCGGGATATCCCCGGCGTCCGGGCCTCCCTTGCGGAACTGGTCCGGAAGAAGGATAACGAGGGCGTGGTCTACCAGCAGCTCGTGGCGCGGTATGGCCAGTCGGAGGTCTCCAAGCAGATGGAGCTCCAGGACAAGTCCGTCACCTTCCGCGTTCTCGATCCGGCGGTCACGCCCATCACCCCGGTGTTTCCCAACAAGCTTTACGTCATCCTGGGCTCCGTGGCCCTGGGACTGGGCATGGGCTTCGGCTTCATCTACCTGATGGATACCCTCAAGGGAGGGATCAAGTCGCCTGCCGCCCTGAAGGAACTCGACATCCCTGTCTTCGCCGTCATCCCGTACGTGCCTGACGTTCTCGAAGAGATGAACGCGCGCAGAAAGGACCGCATCTTCCTGAGCTTCGCAGCCGGATTCTTCCTGATCATCATGCTTATCGCCACGGCGGACGCTCTCAGCCTGCAGGACAACGTCCTCAGGGCCGGGAACGCCATCAAGAGCAAGATTTCACACGTCGTGAACAATTAA
- a CDS encoding XrtA-associated tyrosine autokinase — MSRIEEALNKAIEINQVQQPRAARASAPPPNTEGDAVVVPNDHMLLTLTTPNSPAAEEYRKLKEAIIKETGREGFNNVLLVTSVNPGEGKTVTTLNLAVSLAHEFDYTVLLVDADLRAPACNKYLGIESEKGLSDCLENDTPCTDVLVRTGIGRLVLFPAGKPVANPVELISSSKMRNLITELKHRYPDRFILIDSPPAKFFAETRFLASMADASVMVVREGESSLDEIAETAAALDNRVIGIVYNGARENPFSKASQYHYYAYSQPEEAGQ; from the coding sequence ATGAGCAGGATCGAAGAAGCACTGAACAAAGCCATCGAGATCAACCAGGTCCAGCAGCCGCGCGCGGCGCGGGCTTCCGCCCCTCCTCCGAACACCGAGGGGGACGCGGTGGTGGTTCCCAACGACCACATGCTGCTCACCCTCACCACTCCCAATTCCCCGGCCGCCGAGGAATATCGCAAGCTCAAGGAAGCCATCATCAAGGAGACCGGGCGGGAGGGGTTCAACAACGTGCTTCTGGTGACGAGCGTCAATCCGGGGGAAGGCAAGACCGTCACCACCCTCAATCTCGCCGTCAGCCTTGCCCACGAGTTCGACTACACCGTCCTGCTCGTGGACGCGGACCTGCGGGCTCCGGCCTGCAACAAGTACCTCGGCATCGAGTCGGAAAAGGGCCTGTCCGACTGCCTTGAGAACGACACCCCGTGCACCGACGTGCTCGTCCGCACGGGCATCGGCCGGCTGGTCCTTTTCCCGGCCGGCAAGCCCGTGGCCAACCCCGTGGAGCTGATCTCGTCGAGCAAGATGCGCAACCTCATCACCGAGCTCAAACACCGGTACCCTGATCGTTTCATTCTCATCGACTCCCCTCCGGCCAAATTCTTCGCCGAGACGCGCTTCCTCGCGTCCATGGCCGATGCATCCGTCATGGTGGTGCGCGAGGGCGAATCCTCCCTTGATGAAATCGCCGAAACAGCCGCCGCCCTGGACAACAGGGTTATCGGCATCGTCTACAACGGCGCGAGGGAAAACCCCTTCTCCAAGGCGTCTCAATATCACTACTACGCATACTCCCAGCCCGAGGAGGCCGGACAGTGA
- a CDS encoding XrtA/PEP-CTERM system-associated ATPase — MYESFFSLEHKPFELIPNPRFLYLSAAHRKALNYLTYGIRQQSGFILLTGEVGTGKTTIIRSLIKSQLNDVTLSKIFNTKVESQQLIEMILEDFGVRPSGKDKPSLLRELNDFLIEQFSRGRQCVLIIDEAQNLSREVLEEVRMLSNLENDQQKLLRIILVGQPELKALLAAPELLQLRQRIQVSCHIPPLPENEIEDYITHRLEFAGNRNAATFDPGAFEAIHHYTRGVPRLINILCDYLLLDAFANETRTITAASVHEVAGDLNFDNQYWNPPAPPQEDDIPGCQSKTVPLASARASAKITSLLKNLNGRLKSLEDVLPRLEQIRIPPAQDNSGLSKQLSSFQEGLQGRMDDMWRAIETIAEEVHSLKLRVDVEPPIEEAVPPPAEVPDDIPEDIPEIASVPAIEKSGWLKRLIFKTS, encoded by the coding sequence GTGTACGAATCTTTCTTCAGTTTGGAACATAAGCCTTTTGAGCTTATTCCGAACCCACGGTTTCTCTATTTGAGCGCCGCGCACCGCAAGGCGCTCAACTACCTGACGTACGGCATACGCCAGCAAAGCGGCTTCATCCTGCTGACCGGAGAGGTCGGCACAGGGAAGACCACCATCATCCGAAGCCTCATCAAGAGCCAGCTCAACGACGTGACGCTGTCCAAGATATTCAACACCAAGGTTGAATCACAACAGCTCATCGAGATGATCCTGGAAGACTTCGGGGTGCGCCCGTCAGGAAAGGATAAACCCTCGCTCCTGCGTGAACTCAACGACTTCCTGATCGAGCAGTTTTCGCGGGGGCGCCAGTGCGTGCTCATTATCGACGAGGCCCAGAACCTGTCGCGTGAGGTTCTCGAGGAAGTGCGCATGCTCTCCAACCTCGAAAACGACCAGCAGAAGCTTCTGCGCATCATCCTGGTGGGGCAGCCCGAACTCAAGGCGTTGCTCGCCGCGCCCGAGCTCCTGCAGTTGCGCCAGCGCATCCAGGTCAGCTGCCACATCCCCCCTCTGCCCGAGAACGAGATCGAGGACTACATCACCCACCGCCTGGAATTCGCGGGCAACCGCAACGCGGCGACCTTCGATCCCGGCGCGTTCGAGGCCATCCACCACTATACCCGGGGCGTGCCCAGGCTGATCAACATCCTGTGCGACTACCTCCTGTTGGACGCGTTCGCCAACGAGACGCGCACCATCACGGCGGCCTCAGTGCACGAGGTGGCCGGCGACCTCAATTTCGACAACCAGTACTGGAATCCCCCGGCCCCGCCCCAGGAGGACGACATCCCGGGATGCCAGTCCAAGACGGTGCCCCTTGCCAGTGCCCGGGCGTCCGCCAAGATCACCTCGCTGCTGAAGAATCTCAACGGACGGCTCAAGAGCCTCGAGGACGTCCTGCCGCGCCTGGAACAGATCCGCATCCCCCCCGCCCAGGACAACTCTGGGCTGTCCAAGCAGCTGAGCTCCTTCCAGGAGGGCCTCCAGGGCCGCATGGACGACATGTGGCGGGCCATCGAAACCATCGCCGAGGAAGTCCACTCCCTGAAGCTGCGGGTGGATGTCGAGCCGCCCATCGAGGAGGCCGTCCCACCTCCTGCCGAGGTTCCCGACGACATTCCCGAAGACATCCCCGAGATCGCTTCCGTGCCGGCCATCGAAAAATCCGGCTGGCTGAAACGCCTCATCTTCAAGACGTCATAG
- a CDS encoding XrtA system polysaccharide deacetylase encodes MTHGKAILNALTVDVEDYFHVQAFAGVIPPHTWDSFESRVENNTRRVLDMLAEHDLKATFFVLGWEAERRPGLVRRIAEDGHEVACHGYGHQLIYRIGPDAFREDVGRAKALLEDITGESVTGYRAPSYSITAQSLWALDILIECGFEYDSSIFPVIHDTYGIPDAPRFPHVIERPSGSLLEFPASTFELRAFGMRMRLPVAGGGYLRLFPVRALRGAIRSINRRESRPAVLYFHPWELDTGQPRIKAGLKSRFRHTVNLHKTEAKVRKLISDLPFGPMRQVLKQGRWRV; translated from the coding sequence ATGACTCACGGCAAAGCCATCCTCAATGCGCTGACCGTGGATGTGGAGGATTATTTCCATGTCCAGGCATTCGCGGGGGTCATACCCCCGCACACGTGGGACTCCTTCGAGTCGCGCGTGGAGAACAACACCCGGCGCGTGCTGGACATGCTGGCCGAGCACGACTTGAAAGCCACCTTCTTCGTCCTCGGATGGGAAGCCGAGCGACGCCCGGGGCTGGTCCGCCGCATCGCCGAGGACGGCCACGAGGTGGCCTGCCACGGCTACGGCCATCAGCTGATCTACCGCATCGGCCCTGACGCCTTCCGGGAGGACGTCGGCCGGGCCAAGGCCCTGCTGGAGGACATCACCGGGGAGAGCGTGACCGGCTATCGCGCGCCGAGCTATTCCATCACCGCCCAAAGCCTCTGGGCCCTGGACATCCTGATCGAGTGCGGCTTCGAGTACGACTCGAGCATCTTTCCTGTGATCCACGACACTTACGGAATCCCGGACGCCCCGAGGTTTCCCCACGTCATCGAGCGCCCAAGCGGTTCCCTGCTCGAATTCCCGGCCAGCACCTTCGAACTGCGGGCTTTCGGCATGCGGATGCGCCTGCCGGTGGCGGGCGGCGGATATCTGCGGCTCTTCCCGGTCCGCGCCCTGCGCGGGGCCATCAGGTCCATCAACAGGCGTGAATCCCGCCCGGCGGTGCTCTACTTCCATCCCTGGGAACTGGACACCGGGCAGCCGCGCATCAAGGCCGGCCTCAAGTCGAGATTCCGGCACACGGTCAATCTGCACAAAACGGAAGCCAAGGTGCGAAAGCTCATCTCCGACCTCCCCTTCGGCCCCATGCGCCAGGTTTTGAAGCAAGGACGGTGGCGCGTATGA
- a CDS encoding FemAB family XrtA/PEP-CTERM system-associated protein: MTPGTMAVRTVDPGNPEEASRWDAFVESMESASFYHKMDWLRVIRDSFSHDVHPLATTDGDGRILGILPLVHIRSRIFSNALISLPFLNYGGVLATTPAAAATLNEEARGLMKKLGCSFVELRHVKGHGLGDRTRSHKVTMTVPLSTDTAALWKSVASNARTKIRKAQKSGLTVSSGREELLDGFYDVFARNMRDLGTPVYSKGFFHNILRAFPENTRVFTVAHEGKPVASGLAVWFRGFFEVPWASSLKEWRVSCPNYLLSWETMRHAAENGFTEFDFGRSTPGSGPYAYKKQWGTKEIPLNWEYCLDGAGGIPEHNPQNSRYALAIRIWQCLPMPVTRLIGPHIVRNIP, encoded by the coding sequence ATGACACCAGGCACCATGGCCGTGCGGACCGTGGATCCGGGCAATCCCGAGGAAGCGTCGCGCTGGGACGCATTCGTGGAAAGCATGGAATCCGCCTCGTTCTACCACAAGATGGACTGGCTCCGCGTCATCCGCGACAGCTTCAGCCACGACGTCCACCCCTTGGCCACCACGGACGGGGACGGCCGGATACTTGGCATTCTTCCTCTGGTGCACATCCGCAGCCGGATATTCTCCAACGCCCTCATCTCCCTTCCCTTTCTCAATTACGGAGGCGTCCTGGCTACAACCCCGGCCGCTGCCGCCACCCTGAACGAAGAGGCCCGAGGGCTCATGAAAAAGCTCGGTTGTTCGTTCGTGGAGCTACGCCACGTGAAAGGCCACGGACTTGGCGACAGGACCAGATCGCACAAGGTCACCATGACCGTGCCCCTCTCGACGGACACCGCCGCGCTCTGGAAGTCGGTGGCCTCCAACGCTCGCACAAAGATCAGAAAGGCGCAGAAGAGCGGCCTCACAGTGTCTTCCGGCCGCGAGGAACTGCTGGACGGCTTCTACGACGTGTTCGCCCGCAACATGCGCGACCTGGGAACTCCTGTGTATTCCAAGGGTTTCTTCCACAACATCCTGCGCGCTTTCCCGGAGAACACCCGCGTCTTCACCGTGGCGCACGAGGGCAAGCCTGTGGCTTCGGGTCTGGCTGTCTGGTTCCGGGGCTTCTTCGAGGTGCCCTGGGCCTCGTCATTGAAGGAATGGCGTGTGAGCTGCCCCAACTATCTTCTTTCCTGGGAGACCATGCGTCACGCTGCCGAGAACGGCTTCACTGAGTTCGACTTCGGGCGGTCCACCCCCGGCTCCGGCCCATACGCATACAAGAAGCAGTGGGGAACCAAGGAAATTCCCCTGAACTGGGAATATTGCCTGGACGGCGCAGGCGGGATCCCGGAGCACAATCCCCAAAACAGCCGGTACGCCCTGGCCATACGCATCTGGCAATGCCTCCCCATGCCCGTCACTAGGCTCATCGGGCCCCATATTGTGAGGAACATCCCATGA
- a CDS encoding DegT/DnrJ/EryC1/StrS family aminotransferase, whose translation MNPLLPRSVPPAGMHIPLKDILGSLRECLLARDGAKSFQDAVQRAFGVRHAFLYSSGKAALSVALQALGSLAPERDEVLIPAFTSYSVPSAVVNAGFKVSLYDLDAKTLAPDLASLERAVTGKTLCAVACHLFGIPCDMEAFRAVCRAHGVPVLDDAAQAMGASRKGGLAGTMGDIGLFSLGRGKAITCVSGGVLATDDDRLAQAISAVAVPEATRMDDLRACAVALAMNVLLRPRLYWIPQSLPFMGLGKSQFDPNFPVLGLGSFQAALGRRMLAGLDESNSRRRDQARAMLSRLGDMQDELAVPVPGDCSPVYPRLPLLAGDGHADRLGGHGVSRSYPDSLDRLEPLRGHLASASDCPGARRLAAELVTVPTHSYLTGEDMDAIASGLAGGQGRRPA comes from the coding sequence ATGAACCCCCTTCTCCCCCGGTCGGTCCCCCCGGCGGGCATGCACATCCCCCTCAAGGACATCCTGGGTTCGCTCCGGGAGTGCCTGCTGGCGCGGGACGGAGCCAAGAGCTTCCAGGACGCGGTGCAGCGGGCATTCGGGGTGCGCCACGCATTCCTCTACTCGTCCGGCAAGGCGGCCCTGAGCGTGGCCCTGCAGGCTCTGGGGAGCCTGGCTCCGGAGCGCGACGAGGTGCTCATCCCGGCGTTCACCTCCTATTCGGTACCCTCGGCGGTGGTGAACGCGGGGTTCAAGGTTTCCCTGTACGACCTGGACGCCAAGACCCTCGCGCCCGATCTGGCCAGCCTGGAACGGGCCGTCACCGGCAAGACCCTGTGCGCCGTGGCCTGCCATCTCTTCGGCATCCCCTGCGACATGGAGGCTTTCCGGGCCGTCTGCCGGGCCCACGGCGTCCCCGTGCTGGACGACGCGGCCCAGGCCATGGGCGCGTCCCGCAAGGGCGGCCTGGCCGGGACCATGGGCGACATCGGCCTCTTCAGCCTCGGCAGGGGGAAGGCCATCACCTGCGTGAGCGGAGGGGTACTGGCGACGGACGACGACCGGCTCGCGCAGGCCATCTCCGCCGTTGCCGTCCCGGAAGCCACCAGGATGGACGACCTGCGCGCCTGCGCCGTGGCCCTGGCCATGAACGTCCTTCTGCGCCCGCGCCTGTACTGGATACCCCAGTCGCTCCCGTTCATGGGGCTTGGAAAGTCCCAGTTCGACCCGAACTTTCCGGTCCTCGGCCTGGGCTCGTTCCAGGCCGCCCTGGGACGGCGCATGCTGGCCGGCCTTGACGAGAGCAACTCCCGGCGCAGGGACCAGGCGCGGGCCATGCTTTCCCGCCTTGGAGACATGCAGGACGAACTCGCGGTGCCCGTCCCCGGGGACTGCAGCCCCGTGTACCCCCGCCTGCCTCTCCTGGCAGGGGACGGCCATGCCGACCGCCTGGGCGGGCACGGGGTTTCACGCTCCTATCCCGATTCGCTGGACCGGCTCGAGCCTTTGCGGGGGCACCTGGCGTCGGCGAGCGACTGCCCCGGTGCGCGGCGCCTGGCCGCCGAACTCGTCACCGTGCCCACCCACTCGTATCTCACCGGCGAGGACATGGACGCCATCGCCAGCGGGCTCGCAGGCGGCCAAGGGAGGCGTCCGGCATGA
- a CDS encoding glycosyltransferase family 2 protein encodes MSMFLFWSCAILLAYVYFGYPAILRLCAAKAKGRSAQSSQDEYCPRISILLSVYNEEAVMARKIENFLALDYPSGMIELIVVSDGSTDSTDAILKDAAKGNIRFLRQEGRLGKTAALNMAAAEATGDILVFTDANSMFLPDAARRLAAHFADPSVGLVSGRTRYQLPQGQESFGGLYLRYEQFIRECESALYSIVGADGAIYALRASIYSPLAPRHINDFLHPMQAVIDGYKAVSGPQAICVEPAEDRGAEEFRRQTRIMSQSWDIFFSQIFGLMAAGRYGYCWQLVSHKALRWLSVPMLTASTLAGLALSTEGTFYMLASAAQLGFIGLALAGGRIRTGAPRIAFLFMLLHLAALNGLLRFARGDRFVTWEPRAS; translated from the coding sequence ATGAGCATGTTCCTGTTCTGGTCCTGCGCCATCCTGCTGGCTTACGTGTACTTCGGCTATCCGGCGATCCTCCGGCTGTGCGCCGCGAAAGCGAAGGGACGTTCCGCGCAGTCCTCCCAGGACGAATACTGTCCGCGCATCAGCATCCTGCTTTCCGTGTACAACGAAGAAGCGGTCATGGCCCGGAAGATCGAGAACTTCCTGGCGCTCGACTATCCCTCAGGCATGATCGAGCTGATCGTGGTCTCGGACGGCAGCACGGATTCGACCGACGCCATCCTCAAGGATGCGGCGAAGGGGAATATCCGATTCCTGCGCCAGGAAGGCCGGCTGGGCAAGACCGCCGCCCTCAACATGGCCGCAGCCGAAGCCACGGGGGACATCCTCGTATTCACCGATGCCAACTCCATGTTCCTGCCGGACGCCGCGCGCCGCCTGGCCGCACACTTCGCCGACCCGTCCGTGGGGCTGGTCAGCGGGCGTACCCGGTATCAGCTGCCCCAGGGGCAGGAATCCTTCGGGGGGCTTTACCTGCGCTACGAACAGTTCATCCGGGAATGCGAAAGCGCCCTCTATTCCATCGTCGGAGCCGATGGAGCCATCTACGCCCTGCGCGCCTCCATCTACAGCCCCCTCGCCCCCCGGCACATCAATGACTTCCTGCACCCCATGCAGGCCGTCATCGACGGGTACAAGGCCGTGAGCGGCCCACAGGCCATCTGCGTCGAACCGGCCGAAGACAGGGGCGCGGAAGAATTCCGCAGGCAGACCAGGATCATGTCCCAGTCCTGGGACATCTTCTTCTCGCAGATATTCGGACTCATGGCGGCCGGGCGGTACGGGTACTGCTGGCAGCTCGTATCGCACAAGGCGCTACGCTGGCTGTCCGTCCCCATGCTGACCGCCTCCACCCTGGCGGGACTGGCGCTTTCCACTGAGGGGACCTTCTACATGCTGGCGTCCGCCGCTCAGTTGGGCTTCATCGGCCTGGCCCTGGCCGGGGGCAGGATACGCACGGGCGCTCCGCGCATCGCGTTCCTGTTCATGCTGCTCCACCTGGCGGCGTTGAACGGACTTTTGCGCTTCGCGCGCGGAGACCGGTTCGTCACCTGGGAGCCGAGGGCGTCATGA
- a CDS encoding ABC transporter ATP-binding protein: MRDAVSKILLILTPAERRKLFLIMLVVMGMALLDMFGVASIMPFLALAANPEAIKTNHWLAMAYAWGGFESANVFMLTMGLCCLALLVVGNAYKIFTTWLLMRFIHLRNHAIAHRLLRGYMSQPYAFFLERATNDMGKNILEETAVVVTGVLTPFVEIASRMVVVVFLAALLIMLDPVLAVCIVVLIGSIYWAIFGLVRKKLGTTGQERTHAAQERHKTAAEALRGIKDIKILGRQSYFLERFARASHRSAVVTAFTMVIGQVPRFVMETVAFGGILVIVLYSLSIGGNKIENVLPLIGVYAFAGFRLMPAMQQIFNGITNLRFYQSSLDLLHQDIRAYGPPPGSKEFEHGDVRRMAFQDEFRIEDVNFSYKDSPPVLRGLTLSIPKNAIIGLAGSTGAGKTTLIDILLGLIEPDSGAILVDGAPLTRESVASWQANIGYVPQTIFLSDDTITRNIAFGVPDEDIDMQAVENAASIAHIHDFITQELPQGYDTPIGEGGIRLSGGQRQRIGIARALYRDPEVLVLDEATSALDGATEAAVMETINRLARKKTIIMIAHRLSTLKPCDTIFVLKQGRVASSGTYEELARESHAFKQMLQQVPAAKHSDYAAG; the protein is encoded by the coding sequence ATGCGTGACGCCGTGTCCAAGATACTCCTGATCCTGACCCCGGCCGAACGCAGGAAGCTGTTCCTGATCATGCTGGTGGTCATGGGCATGGCCTTGCTGGACATGTTCGGTGTGGCCTCGATCATGCCGTTTCTGGCCCTGGCCGCCAATCCCGAGGCCATCAAGACCAACCACTGGCTGGCCATGGCCTACGCCTGGGGGGGCTTCGAGAGCGCCAACGTCTTCATGTTGACCATGGGCCTTTGCTGCCTGGCCCTCTTGGTGGTGGGGAACGCCTACAAGATCTTCACAACCTGGCTGCTGATGCGGTTCATACACCTGCGCAACCACGCCATCGCCCATCGCTTGCTGCGCGGGTACATGAGCCAGCCCTACGCATTCTTCCTGGAGCGCGCCACCAACGACATGGGCAAGAACATCCTGGAGGAGACGGCCGTCGTGGTGACAGGCGTGCTCACTCCCTTCGTGGAGATCGCCTCCCGCATGGTGGTGGTGGTGTTCCTGGCCGCGCTGCTCATCATGCTGGACCCGGTACTGGCCGTGTGCATCGTGGTGCTCATCGGGAGCATCTACTGGGCTATTTTCGGGCTGGTGCGCAAGAAGCTCGGCACCACGGGCCAGGAACGCACCCATGCGGCGCAGGAGCGGCACAAGACCGCCGCGGAGGCGCTCAGGGGAATCAAGGACATCAAAATTCTCGGACGCCAAAGCTATTTCCTCGAACGGTTCGCCCGGGCGTCCCACCGTTCCGCAGTGGTGACCGCGTTTACCATGGTCATCGGCCAGGTGCCCCGCTTCGTCATGGAAACGGTGGCTTTCGGCGGGATTCTGGTCATCGTGCTCTACAGCCTGTCCATCGGGGGCAACAAGATCGAGAACGTCCTGCCCCTCATCGGGGTGTACGCCTTCGCCGGGTTCAGGCTCATGCCGGCCATGCAGCAGATCTTCAACGGCATCACCAACCTGCGCTTCTACCAGTCCTCCCTGGACCTGCTGCACCAGGACATACGCGCCTACGGCCCGCCCCCCGGCTCCAAGGAGTTCGAGCACGGGGACGTCCGTCGCATGGCATTCCAGGACGAATTCCGGATCGAGGACGTCAACTTCTCCTACAAGGACTCCCCCCCGGTGCTGCGCGGACTCACCTTGTCCATTCCCAAGAACGCCATCATAGGGCTGGCCGGGTCCACGGGCGCGGGAAAGACCACCCTCATCGACATCCTCCTGGGCCTCATCGAACCGGACTCGGGGGCCATCCTGGTGGACGGCGCCCCCTTGACCCGGGAGAGCGTGGCCTCGTGGCAGGCCAACATCGGGTACGTGCCGCAGACCATCTTTCTGAGCGACGACACCATCACCCGCAACATCGCCTTCGGCGTGCCCGACGAGGACATCGACATGCAGGCCGTGGAGAACGCGGCCAGCATCGCCCACATCCACGACTTCATCACCCAGGAACTCCCGCAGGGCTACGACACGCCCATCGGCGAGGGGGGCATCCGCCTCTCCGGCGGGCAGCGTCAGCGCATCGGCATCGCCCGGGCCCTCTACCGCGACCCGGAGGTGCTGGTGCTGGACGAAGCCACCAGCGCCCTGGACGGAGCCACCGAAGCCGCGGTCATGGAGACGATCAACCGTCTGGCGCGCAAGAAAACGATCATCATGATCGCCCACCGCCTGAGCACGCTCAAGCCTTGCGACACCATCTTCGTCCTGAAGCAGGGCCGGGTGGCGTCCTCCGGAACATACGAAGAACTGGCCCGGGAGAGCCACGCCTTCAAGCAGATGCTCCAGCAGGTCCCGGCGGCGAAACACAGCGACTACGCGGCCGGATGA
- a CDS encoding glycosyltransferase family 2 protein, whose product MNTPRVTVIMPAYNAGQTIADSIASILEQSLQDLELLVIDDGSKDRTADIARSFGDARVRVLSNGGNRGIAFSRNRGLEEARGEFTAYLDSDDISLPGRLARQVSFMENNPALGVCGMWIERFPAAGSRPVPFPGHPDTVRCFLFGYSPIATSTAMLRTQWFRQRGLRYDPGFVTAEDYDVWERASAFFPMANIPEVGVRYRVHPGQITQVQRQNLDSMTGAVRKRQLDRLLGNVSEETLALHNTIMNTHDAAEARMLPQAGSWLERIAAANRARELYPVDVFEEFLADRWINLCHRSARDGAATWTAYRGSRFSRHERNGLRGRLRLRLKCLLGSAGLLPGARKNPV is encoded by the coding sequence ATGAACACGCCTCGGGTCACGGTGATAATGCCGGCCTACAACGCCGGACAGACCATCGCCGATTCCATAGCCAGCATCCTGGAACAATCCCTCCAGGACCTCGAACTGCTGGTCATCGACGACGGCTCCAAGGACCGGACCGCCGACATCGCCCGATCCTTCGGGGACGCCAGGGTGCGCGTTCTCTCGAACGGCGGCAACCGGGGCATCGCCTTCAGCCGCAACCGGGGACTCGAGGAAGCCCGGGGCGAATTCACGGCGTACCTGGACTCCGACGACATCAGCCTGCCAGGACGGCTCGCCCGGCAGGTGTCTTTCATGGAAAACAATCCCGCGCTCGGGGTGTGCGGCATGTGGATCGAAAGGTTCCCCGCTGCCGGCTCCCGCCCCGTCCCTTTCCCGGGGCATCCCGATACCGTGCGGTGTTTCCTCTTCGGCTATTCCCCCATCGCCACGTCGACGGCGATGCTGCGCACGCAATGGTTCAGGCAGCGCGGCTTACGCTACGACCCCGGCTTCGTCACGGCCGAGGACTATGACGTCTGGGAGCGCGCCTCGGCCTTCTTCCCCATGGCCAACATCCCCGAAGTGGGCGTGCGCTACCGCGTGCACCCGGGCCAGATCACCCAGGTGCAGAGGCAGAACCTCGACTCCATGACCGGGGCGGTGCGCAAAAGACAGCTCGACCGCCTCCTGGGCAATGTTTCCGAAGAGACCTTGGCCCTGCACAACACCATCATGAACACCCACGACGCGGCCGAGGCCCGGATGCTGCCCCAGGCAGGCTCCTGGCTGGAAAGGATTGCCGCCGCCAACCGCGCCAGGGAGCTCTACCCCGTGGACGTTTTCGAGGAGTTCCTGGCGGACCGGTGGATCAATCTCTGCCACCGCTCGGCCAGGGATGGAGCCGCCACCTGGACGGCCTACCGTGGCTCCAGGTTCAGCCGCCACGAACGGAACGGCCTGCGCGGGCGACTGCGCCTGCGGCTCAAATGCCTGCTCGGATCGGCAGGGCTGCTCCCGGGGGCCCGGAAAAATCCGGTTTGA